The following coding sequences are from one Zalophus californianus isolate mZalCal1 chromosome 15, mZalCal1.pri.v2, whole genome shotgun sequence window:
- the LOC113923771 gene encoding cytochrome c oxidase subunit 8A, mitochondrial-like yields the protein MSSSTAQLLRGLTGLTQRLLVQRAQIHSKPPREELGTMDAAVRLTSCFLCFLLPSDWVLSHLESYKKWE from the coding sequence ATGTCTTCGTCTACGGCACAGCTGCTGAGGGGCCTGACGGGTCTCACCCAGAGGCTCCTGGTGCAGCGTGCCCAGATCCATTCCAAGCCTCCGCGGGAGGAGCTCGGGACCATGGATGCTGCCGTCAGGCTCACCTCCTGCTTCCTGTGTTTCCTCCTGCCATCGGACTGGGTCCTGTCGCATCTGGAGAGCTACAAGAAGTGGGAGTGA